Within the Plesiomonas shigelloides genome, the region ATGGAAAAACGCTATCCCGCGTCATTGTGGAACATCTATGCCGCCCAAGCCTCGGATGGCGATAACTGGGCCGATGATTCGCCGCACTGCCGTGAGCTGTTGCAGCAGAAAATCTTGCCGTTTGTTCGCTACTACAGCTACATCGAAATTACCCGGCGCGCTCACCAAACCTTGTGGCGCGAATACGAACAGTTGCACGCTCAGTTTCCGAACTTTGCGCTGCAGCATATCCGGGCAGTTGAAGACATTTATCCGGTATTCCGGGAGCTCTTCCGCAAGCAAGCCGCTTAACAGGGGGTGCGGATGCAAAACTATACAGAACAACCGCTGTCCGACGGGCCGGACTGGACATTCAATCTGCTGGAGCAATATCACCAAGAGATTGATCGGGTGGCTAAGCTGTATCGGCTATCCACCTATCCTAACCAGATTGAGATTATTACGGCCGAACAGATGATGGATGCCTATTCCAGCATCGGTATGCCCATTAACTACAACCATTGGTCATTCGGGCGCAAATTTATCGAAACCGAGCAAAACTATAAGCACGGCTATATGGGGTTAGCGTACGAAATCGTGATTAACTCCAATCCATGTATTGCCTACTTGATGGAGGAGAACACCATCACTATGCAGGCATTAGTGATTGCTCACGCCTGCTATGGACATAACTCGTTTTTCAAAAACAACTATCTGTTCAAATCTTGGACGGATGCCAGCTCTATCATTGATTATCTGCTGTTTGCCAAACACTATATTTCTGATTGCGAAGAGAAATATGGCGTCGATGAAGTAGAGAAAATCCTCGATTCCTGTCATGCCTTGATGAACTACGGGGTCGACCGCTATAAACGACCGCAGAAAATCTCTCTGCAAGAGGAAAAGGCGCGCCAGAAAAACCGCGAAGAGTATCTGCAAAGTCAGGTCAATGAGCTGTGGCGCACTATTCCGCGGCGGGAAAAAGACAGTGAACTGATTCAAACACGCTTCCCGCCCGAGCCGGAAGAAAACCTGCTCTACTTCATTGAAAAGCACGCCCCACTGCTAGAGCCATGGCAGCGTGAAATCGTGCGGATCGTGCGGAAAGTCAGCCAATATTTTTATCCGCAAAAACAAACGCAAGTGATGAATGAGGGATGGGCCACATTCTGGCACTACAGCATTTTGAATCATCTGTACGATGAGGGAAAACTCACTGATCGCTTCATGTTTGAGTTTTTGCACAGCCACACCAATGTGGTGTATCAACCGCCCTACAACAGTAAGTACTACAGTGGCATCAACCCGTATGCGCTCGGTTTTGCCATGTTCCAAGATATCAAACGCATCTGTCAGGAGCCGACCGAGGAAGATCGACGCTGGTTCCCTGACATTGCCGGCAGTGACTGGTTGGAAACCCTGCACTTTGCCATGAACAACTTTAAGGACGAGAGCTTTATCAGCCAGTTTTTGTCCCCGAAAGTGATGCGTGACTTCAAGTTCTTCGCCGTGCTGGATAACGATCGCAATAACTATCTGGAGATCCCAGCGATCCACAATGATGAAGGTTATCGTCATATTCGCGAGGCATTATCGGCGCAATACAACCTGAGCAATCTGGAGCCGAACGTGCAAATCTGGAATGTGGCACTGCGCGGCGATCGTTCACTCACCCTGCGTCATGTGATGCACGATCGGATCCCACTGGCGAAAAGTCGCAAAGAGGTGATGAAGCATATCTACCGATTATGGGGCTTTGATGTCTATCTGGAAGAAGTGGGGCTAGATGGTAAAGCCGATATTATCGAACGCTGTCCGCCACGTACCGGTGAAAGCGGGTTTCAGATTTAACTTGAGACCAATGCCAAGCTAATAGATCGCGTGCAAGCAACGCTGTAAGCAGCTTATCGCAAAGATTCGCGAACATCGTCACTGACCGGCATAAAACGTAAAATATAAAAAAGGTGAGTCTGTGACTCACCTTTTTTGTTTCGCTTTCTTGTTTAACTTTCTTCTTTATCGGTCTTGCATCTTCTGGCGCAGTTTACTGATTCCGCGTTGTTTAACGGCGCAATTCCGCGATATCTGATGGGATATCAGCGCGCATACCGTGCCAAATCAAGCCACTGTCGATGCCATACTGACGCACCAGCGTAAAGATGCTTTCCAGCTCTTTGCGCTCACACATGTCCGCCAGCTCACCGTAGAACTTGGCCGCCAGACGACGGGCATCCACATTAGAGAAGTAGTACAAGCCAACACGGGTATACAACCCACGCAGGCCGTTGATGATCAGACCATAAATTGGGTTACCGGATGCAAATGCTAAACCTTGGAAAATACGGTAGTCCAAATCGGTATAGGCATCCGCCGTATCGGCAGTCGTATCGGTTTCGCGCAGCAGCTCTAATGCGCGCTCAGGGTTATTGCGCAGTGCACTGCGGATATAAATGGATGAAATGTTAGTGCGGGCAGACAGCAGATTATCAATCAGTTGCGGGACACTGTCATGGTCAAGCCGAGCTAATGTTTCCAGAATATTCAGGCCGGAGGTTTCCCAGAAGTTATTCACCTTGGTGGGTTTACCATGCTGAATAGTCAGCCAGCCATCACGCGCCAGCCGCTGTAATACCTCACGCAGTGTGGTACGGGTGACCCCGATCAGCTCAGATAACTCGCGCTCTGCCGGTAAAATCGAGCCGGGCGGAAAACGGTTGTTCCAGATGCTTTCAACAATATACTCTTCTGCGAATCCGGCGGGGCTTTGAGCCTTAATTACCATGATATGCGTTATCCATCTATTATATTTTTTGCTTACCATCTCATCATACCAGATGACGGCGAATGTAATAGCTATTCTGCATACGAAAAGTACAAGATTTATGCATTATCCCGCAGGTTCAGTGGTAAATGACTACTTATGCATCATGATGAGTGCAAGTCACTGCCTCTACCTCGCCTATCCCGCAAAACACAATGTAACAATTTGTTTTTATTAACCTCCTGTCCAATACACCGCTAGACTGAGCTATGTCAATTTGCCATGCTAATAACGTTATACAATTAACCCTTGTTACATTTTTTCATCTGACCCTTTTTACGCACCGTTTGATTACGAGAAAATATCAATGGAAATCACGTTTTCTCGAGCATTCCTTAAGAACTTCTTAGGCAAAGCTCCTGACTGGTACAAGTTAGCCATTATTTGCTTCCTGATCCTAAATCCGATTTTGTTCTTCTTCGTTAACCCGTTTGTTGCTGGGTGGGCGCTGATTGCCGAATTTATCTTCACCCTAGCAATGGCGCTGAAGTGCTACCCGTTGCAGCCAGGCGGTTTGCTGGCCATTGAAGCGGTAGCCATCGGCATGACCAGTGCTGACAGTGTCAAGCACGAACTGGTTTCCAATATTGAAGTCCTGTTACTGCTAGTCTTCATGGTGGCCGGTATCTACTTCATGAAACAGCTGCTGCTGTTTGTGTTTACTAAGTTGCTGTTGAATATCAGATCAAAAATTACGCTTTCGCTGTCATTTTGCTTTGTAGCGGCATTTTTATCTGCTTTTCTCGATGCACTGACCGTGGTTGCGGTGGTTATCAGTGTGGCGGTCGGCTTCTATTCGATTTATCACCGCGTGGCATCAGGCGACAATTTTTCTGGCGAACACGACACCAGCAATGACAGTCAACTGACTACCGCAGAACGTAAGGCCGACTTGGATCGCTTCCGTGCCTTCCTGCGTAGCCTGATGATGCATGCGGCCATCGGTACCGCCCTTGGTGGCGTAATGACCATGGTGGGTGAACCGCAAAACCTGATTATTGCTGAACGCGCAGGTTGGCACTTTGGTGAGTTCCTGATCCGTATGGCCCCCGTGACCGTACCGGTATTCTTTTGTGGGATGCTGACTTGCTACATGGTCGAGCGCTTTAAAGTGCTGGGCTACGGCGAAGAGCTGCCAGCAAGCGTGCGTCAAATCCTGACCGATTACGCCCACCAGCAAGATGAACGCCGCACCAAGCAAGACACCATGAAACTGATCGTACAAGGATTGATCGGGGTCTGGTTGATTTTGGGTCTGGCGCTGCATCTGGCGGCCGTAGGACTGATTGGCCTGTCGGTGATTATTCTGGCCACTTCACTGTGCGGTATCACCGATGAGCACGCGCTGGGTAAGGCATTCCAAGAGTCGCTGCCGTTTACTGCCCTGCTGACCGTGTTTTTCGCTGTGGTGTCGGTGATTATCGAGCAAGATCTCTTCAAGCCGATTATCGACTTCGTACTGCAAGCCTCACCGTCTAACCAGCTGACGTTGTTCTATTTGTTCAACGGTTTGCTGTCATCCGTTTCTGATAACGTGTTTGTGGGTACGGTGTATATCAACGAAGCGAAAGCGGCGCTGCAACACGGTGTAGTGAATCTGGAGCAGTTTGAGCTGCTGGCGGTCGCCATTAACACCGGTACTAACCTGCCGTCAGTGGCCACACCAAACGGACAAGCCGCGTTCTTGTTCCTGCTGACCTCTGCACTGGCGCCACTGATCCAACTGTCATATGGCCGGATGGTAGTCATGGCGCTGCCGTATACCATCGTACTGACACTGGTTGGTTTGTTCTGCGTGGAGTTTGCTCTACAACCAATGACCGAACTGTTTTATCACTGGGGATGGCTGTCTAACGAAGCGGCCAGCCTGCTGCTGAATGCCGCGCCGGCTGTCAGCGGTCATTAATGGCGAAAGCTTACCGCGAGGCGCTAGCGCATAGCTTGAGCGCCTAGCATCAGGTAGGGAAAACCTGCCCCACAGGCAGATTCGCACAATATTTTATCTAAAGGCTCTGTTTTCAGAGCCTTTTTTATGTGTAAACTGCTGCCATCTCTTCGGACGGAATCAACAACAATGTGGGATAGTTTATACCGCTTTTCTACCGGTCGTCTGGCATGGTTTCTGATGTTTTTAACCACGCTCGGGCTGGAATTGACCGCGCTGTTTTTCCAGCACATCATGCTGCTGGAGCCGTGTGTGATGTGTATTTATGAGCGGGTTGCCCTGTTCGGCATCATGGGTGCGGCGCTGCTGGGGTTGTGTAACCCGAAACAACCGGCTATTCGCTGGTCAGCATTAGTGTTATGGATTTACAGTGCATGGCAGGGATTACTGCTGGCTTGGGAGCACAATCAGCTGCAAGTAAACCCTTCCCCATTCCAGACTTGTGATTTTATGGTGCGTTTCCCGAGCTGGTTACCGCTGAATAAGTGGATGCCGGGGATCTTTGAAGCCTACGGCGATTGCGCGCAAGATCAGTGGCACTGGTTAGGTCTGACGATGCCGGGCTGGCTGATTGTGGTGTTTGCCGCTTACCTGATTGTAGCCATTGTGATTGCACTGGGCATGGCCATTGGCAAAGAAAAACGCTCCATGTGGCGTTAATCACTGACTCTGCGATGAAAAAAATGCCGCACTAAATGCGGCATTTTTTATGTCTACCAGACGCTGGATTACTGCGCGTGCAGTGCATCTTGCAGTAATTGACTCATATCACCGACACTTTGCGCGGTGCGGATCTGGCTAAACAGGCTATCAGCTTGTGGATACTGCCGGCGTAAATAGCTAAACCACTGCTTAATGCGGGCCGAGTGATAAAAGCCTTTATCGCCCGCTTTCTCCAAGGCGGTATACGCTAGCAGAAGCTGGATCACCTGCACCCAGCGCAAAGCCGGCGCATCATATTTAATGACATTGGCCAGATTAGGCAGATTCAGCGCCCCACGTCCAACCATCAGATCGCGACAACCGCTCACCCGCATACACTGCTGGGCACTGGCGTAATCGGTGATCTCACCGTTAGCAATCACCGGGATCGACAGCCGTTGACGGATCTGAGCAATCGCCGGCCAATCAATGCGATCCGCTTTATAGCCATCCGCTTTGGTGCGTCCATGCACGGCAATCTCGGTAGCACCGGCTTGCTGCACTGCATCGGCGATTTCGAGACTGTGCGCCGTGCTATCCCACCCCAGACGGACTTTTACCGTCACCGGATGAGTCATCGGCACCGCCTCGCGCATCGCTTTGGCCGCGCGATAAATAAGGTCGGGATCTTTGAGCAATGACGCACCGCCATCACTACCGTTGACCTTTTTCGACGGACAGCCGCAGTTCAAATCCACGCCCTGTGAGCCCAACGCGACGGCGCGCGCCGCATTTTCCGCCAGCCATTGCGGTGACTGACCGAGTAGCTGCACCCGCACTGGTGTACCCGATGAGGTAAACCCGCCCTGATGCAGCTCGGGACACAAGCGATAATAGACATGCTCCGGTAGCAACGAATCCACCACGCGCACAAACTCGGTGACACACAGATCGTAATCATTGTGCCGCGTCAGCAAATCTCGCAGTTGCGGATCGAGTACCCCTTCCATCGGGGCCAACACCACGCGCCCAACGCTGATGAACTCATCCTGCATCCATGCTGTCTCTTGCGTTGCGTCAATACCCGTGCAAGTTGACGTGAGCGGGCTGTCAGTTAGAGAACTGCCTGTTAGAGAACCGTCTGTTAAAGAGCGCTCTGTTAACGAACGCTCAGTGAGTGAGCCGTGCATAACTTAACGAACCCATTTAGGCTTATTCGTGATGTGCTCTTCCCAATCAATCACATCAATTTCATACACACACTGGTCACGCACCGAAATACCGGCATCATGCATGCTTTCCGAGGTACCGGAGACCAGTGGATGCCACGCAGGCAGCCCTTTCCCCTCATCCAACAGACGATAGGCACAGGTTGCCGGCAGCCACTCAAAAGTATTCATATTTTCACGAGTAAGCTTGATGCAATCCGGCTCCAGCTCAAAACGGGTGGCGTAGTTGCGGCACTGGCAGGTATGCAGATCCAGCTGATCGCAGGCCACGTTGGTGTAATACAGCTCATCCGTATCCGCATCAATCAGCTTATGCAGGCAGCACTGCCCACAGCCGTCACACAGGGCTTCCCACTCTGCGTCGGTCATTTCATCGAGGGTTTTGGTTTGCCAGAACGCTTGCTCAGTCATATTTTTAATTACTTATGGTTTATCTTTAATCAGATGAAAAATTACTCAGGCTCAGCCGGGTGGACGTTTATAACGGCTTGGCTGCCAAGTTGCAAGCCATTGCCCGAGATTCCACGCCCAAGGCCAAAAGGTGATTCGCGCCTGTGCAATAAACAGAGTATAATCGCGCGCTTTGCATACGCCGCACGTCTTTGACTAACCGGAGCGATAAGTCACCATGAGTACCAGTTTGATCCAGCCGGAACGTTCTTTATTCTCTTACCCACGTTATTGGGCGGAGTGTTATGGAACCGCACCGTTTCTTCCCATGTCCCGCGAGGAGATGGATCAGCTAGGCTGGGACAGTTGTGACATCATTATCGTCACCGGTGATGCCTATGTGGATCACCCGAGCTTCGGCATGGCCATTATCGGCCGAATGCTGGAAGCGCAAGGTTTCCGCGTCGGTATTATCGCACAACCGGACTGGACCAATAAAAACGATTTCATGAAGCTCGGCAAACCGAACCTGTTTTACGGGGTGACCGCCGGTAACATGGACTCGATGATCAACCGTTACACCGCCGATCGCAAACTGCGTCATGACGATGCCTACACGCCAAATAATGAAGGCGGTAAGCGCCCAGATCGCGCGGTATTGGTGTACAGCCAGCGTTGTAAAGAAGCCTATAAAGATGTGCCGGTCGTGATTGGCGGTATCGAAGCCAGCCTGCGCCGTATCGCACACTATGATTACTGGTCTGATACCGTGCGCCGTTCCGTATTGGTCGACTCCAAAGCTGACCTGCTGATCTACGGTAACGCCGAGCGCCCACTGATTGATATCGCCCACCGCTTTGCGGCCGGTGAAACCATCGAGCAGATGCAGGATATCCGCGGCAGCGCGGTAATGCGCAAAGAAGCGCTGTATGACTGGAAAGGTGTCGACTCAACCCGCATCGACAAACCAGGTCATATCGATCCTATTCCTAATCCATATATGGAAGATGCGCCTTGCAGCGATAACGGCGCAGATAACAGTGCGCAGTCCGCGCAGCCTCAGGCCAAAGCCGTAGTCGTACAGCCGCCACGGCCAAAACCGTGGGAAAAAACCTATATCCTGCTGCCGTCTTACGAAAAGGTGAAGAGCGACAAAGTGATGTACGCTCACACCTCGCGGATTTTGCACCATGAAACCAACCCAGGCTGCGCCCGCGCGCTGATGCAAAAACATGGCGACCGCTATGTGTGGATCAACCCGCCAGCCATTCCACTCACCACCGAAGAGATGGACTGGGTATTTGCCCTGCCTTACCAGCGGATTCCGCATCCGGCGTATGGCAAGGCCAAGATCCCTGCCTATGACATGATCCGTTTCTCGGTCAATATTATGCGTGGTTGCTACGGTGGTTGCTCTTTCTGCTCTATTACCGAGCACGAAGGTCGCATCATTCAAAGCCGCTCGGAAGACTCCATCATTTCCGAGATTGAAGAGATCCGCGATAAAGTGCCGGGCTTTACGGGCGTGATTTCCGATCTGGGTGGCCCGACCGCCAACATGTATATGTTGCGCTGCCAAAGCCCGCGCGCAGAACAAACCTGTCGCCGCGCCTCTTGCGTCTACCCGGATATTTGTCAGCACATGGATACCAACCATGAGCCGACCATTAAGCTGTATCGCCGCGCCCGCGATCTGAAAGGCATCAAGAAAATTCTGATTGCCTCAGGGGTACGTTACGATCTGGCAGTACAAGATCCGCGCTACGTTAAAGAGCTGGCGAAATACCACGTCGGTGGTTATCTGAAGATTGCCCCGGAGCATACCGAAGAAGGCCCGCTGTCCAAGATGATGAAGCCGGGGATGGGCTCTTATTACCGCTTTAAAGAGCTGTTTGAACAGTACTCCAAAGAAGCCGGTAAAGAGCAATATCTGATCCCGTATTTTATCTCGGCGCACCCAGGTACCCGCGATGAAGACATGGTCAATCTGGCGCTGTGGCTGAAGAAGAACCGTTTCCGTTTGGATCAGGTGCAAAACTTCTATCCATCACCGCTGGCTAACTCCACCACCATGTATTACTCCGGTAAAAACCCGTTAGGGAAAGTGGATTACAAGAGTGAAGATGTTGCCGTAGCGCGTGGTGAGCGTCAGCGCCGCCTGCACAAAGCGCTGCTGCGCTATCATGACCCTGCCGGCTGGCCGATGATCCGCGAAGCGCTGCGTGAAATGGGCTTGATGCGTCTGATTGGTACCGGTCCACAACATTTGATCCCGCCGGCTTCCGCGCGTGAGATCCAGCAAAACGGCAAAACTGGCGCCAAAGGGGTGCGTACCGCGCTGACCAAACATACCGATATCAGCCATCAGCGCAGTAACGGAGCCGGTAATAGCCAGCAACGTGGTAACCGCCAAGAGCAAGCCGGTAAAGGCCGTCCGGCCAATGGCGCATCTGCGTCCACGAAAGGTGCATCAGCAGCACCCAAAGGCGCGAACGGACGTAAACCGGTCGGACAGTCTGGCAAGCCCGCACCGCAAGGCAAAGGCGCGTCACACGGAAAAGGCGCGCAGTCTGCGGGTCAAGCGCCACGCAATGCCAATGGCGCACGCGCCAATAGCAAGAATGGCAAGTCAGCACCGGCCAACCGTCAAGGTGGTAAGCCGGCCGCTAAAGGTGCCGCAGGTCAACGTCGTCAAGGCCGCGCCTAAGCACAGATTAGCCGGAGTGAGCGACAAACTCAGCACACAAAAAAGCCCGCAGTTGCGGGCTTTTTTATTGTCGGCTAGCTTACGGGTTAACCGGCAAGACGGAACATACCGCCAGAGCTTAGGCTCGCACGCGGGTCTGTAATGTGCGTCCGGCAAAGGTGAAATTCAGCACATCCCCCACCAGCAATGGCCCCACCCCTTCAGGCGTGCCAGTTAAAATCACATCCCCCGCTTTGAGGGTAAAAAAACGGCTCATATAACTGATAAGCTCTGCCACTGGAGTGAGCATACGCGCGGTATTGCCTTGCTGGCGCAGCTCGCCGTTAACGGTTAAGGAAAACGCCACGGCCATTGGCTCGCTGATATCTGAGGCGGGAATAAAACCCGATACAGGACAAGAGCCATCAAAGGCTTTGGCCTTTTCCCACGGTCGGCCGGTGCGCTTACATTCGCTTTGCAGCTCGCGCAGCGTCAAATCCAGTGCCAACCCGTAACCGGCAACGCCTAACATTGCTTGCGAAGGGGTAACTTTCTGTAAAGTCGCGCCAATCAATACCGCCATCTCAGTTTCATGGTGCACCTCGCCATACCCTTGCAACAAGGTCAGCGGATGGCGCAAATCACACAGCGCGGTATCCGGCTTTAAAAACAAGACCGGCTCAGCTGCTGCAACACTGCCCATCTCCTGAATATGCGCGGCGTAGTTTTGCCCGACACAAACCACCTTGCCGACCGGAAAATCAATCGGATTTCCCTGCCAGTCCGTATGCTGATACATCATGCCTCCTTAAATGATGTGGCCGTTGCAACCTTACGCCGCATGCATGTCATGCCCAACGTGCTTTAACGCTAACTGAACCGATAACAGTGCCGCTTAAGGCGCGACAATCGCATCGGCTAGCATGCCAACGCTGGTGGCAAAATAGTACGAGCGGTTCCAGTGCATCAATGTGCGATAATTGTTGTATACCAGCATTGCTTGGGCGCTGTCATCATCCGGGATCACTAACCACGCTTTTCGCTGTGGATGAGGCAAGGCCGCACCATCCGCTAAACGCACGCCGAGAGCCTGCCACTTGGCCACCGTTTTCCCCTGCTCAGTCTTGGTGCCTGCCAATGCCGATGATAATCCCGCCGGTAAGCGCACTTTCATCCCCCAACTTTGCTGATCGTTCCAGCCTTCGGTGGCCAGATAGTTGGCGGTCGAGGCAAACACATCAGCCACATTGTTCCAGATATCTTTGTGACCATCGCCATCACCGTCTGCGGCATAGGTCAAAAAGGAGGTCGGCATAAACTGGCACTGCCCCATCGCCCCCGCCCATGAGCCTTTCATCAGCTCCGGTGCGATATGACCTTGTTGCTGAATTTTGAGCGCAGCCATCACCTGTTTGGTAAAAAACGCTTGACGACGCCCTTCAAACGCCAGTGTGGAGAGCGCCGAAATCACATCTTCGTTGCCAGTATAACGGCCAAAACTGCTCTCCGAGCCCCACAACGCCACAATGTATTGCGGCTGTACGCCATATTCACGGCCAATGCGCGTCAGCAGCGGTTGATATTGCTGATACATCTCACGGGCTTTTTTGATTTTGGCCGGCGTCAGGCTTTTTTGCAGGTATTGCGATAAGGTCAGCTTAAATTCTGGCTGGCCGCGATCAGATTGCACCGCACGCTCCAGAAAATACACGTTGGCAAACCCGCGCTCCACGGTCTCCGGCGCGAGCCCTTCGGCAATGGCTTGCTGTTTGAGTTGTTCGATAAAAGGGGCAAATCCTTCGGGAACGGGCATTTGTTCAGCCGATGAGGAATTGGTTTTACCGGCATTGGTGGTGGCTGGCGCGCGCTGTTGGGCCGTATTTTCAGCCGCCGTGGTCGCCGCACAGCCGGATAAGATCAGGCTCAAAGCCATAACAGACAGAATCGTTCTTCTCATGTGCAGCCGTCCTCACAGCTCGATGGTGAGCAATATCCGCGGCCGCGAAGAGATCCTACTCCGGCACGCGGAGATTTATGCCTGAATGAATCAGTTCACTGAGTTTTTTAGGCGTCGTCTAGTCGTCGTGTTGTTTTTCAGTGTGATTATTTTCTAAACAATGCTGTTTTAATAAGTTTTCTTTTGGCGGCGGTAACTGTAAATAAAAACCCTGTTCAGTCAGACAGGTTTTCAATTTATTTAAATCGATATTAACAAGACGCTTTGATCCATCCAGAGGAAAAAGCATGACTAATTGCGGCTTTCCAAAACCTCGCAATAATTCCTCAGGAACACGAGAAAAGTCGTCTCTTTTCTCTACATATAAATAGGTTTCTTCGCGTCTTAAACTTTTGTAGATTGCGCACCACATCTCGACTGAATCCCTCATGTTCTCTTGCGTAAGCAGGGTTGTGACTATAACATGTTAAGGATAAATAAATTATATTCTTGTCG harbors:
- the nhaB gene encoding Na(+)/H(+) antiporter NhaB, with the translated sequence MEITFSRAFLKNFLGKAPDWYKLAIICFLILNPILFFFVNPFVAGWALIAEFIFTLAMALKCYPLQPGGLLAIEAVAIGMTSADSVKHELVSNIEVLLLLVFMVAGIYFMKQLLLFVFTKLLLNIRSKITLSLSFCFVAAFLSAFLDALTVVAVVISVAVGFYSIYHRVASGDNFSGEHDTSNDSQLTTAERKADLDRFRAFLRSLMMHAAIGTALGGVMTMVGEPQNLIIAERAGWHFGEFLIRMAPVTVPVFFCGMLTCYMVERFKVLGYGEELPASVRQILTDYAHQQDERRTKQDTMKLIVQGLIGVWLILGLALHLAAVGLIGLSVIILATSLCGITDEHALGKAFQESLPFTALLTVFFAVVSVIIEQDLFKPIIDFVLQASPSNQLTLFYLFNGLLSSVSDNVFVGTVYINEAKAALQHGVVNLEQFELLAVAINTGTNLPSVATPNGQAAFLFLLTSALAPLIQLSYGRMVVMALPYTIVLTLVGLFCVEFALQPMTELFYHWGWLSNEAASLLLNAAPAVSGH
- a CDS encoding YgiQ family radical SAM protein, with product MSTSLIQPERSLFSYPRYWAECYGTAPFLPMSREEMDQLGWDSCDIIIVTGDAYVDHPSFGMAIIGRMLEAQGFRVGIIAQPDWTNKNDFMKLGKPNLFYGVTAGNMDSMINRYTADRKLRHDDAYTPNNEGGKRPDRAVLVYSQRCKEAYKDVPVVIGGIEASLRRIAHYDYWSDTVRRSVLVDSKADLLIYGNAERPLIDIAHRFAAGETIEQMQDIRGSAVMRKEALYDWKGVDSTRIDKPGHIDPIPNPYMEDAPCSDNGADNSAQSAQPQAKAVVVQPPRPKPWEKTYILLPSYEKVKSDKVMYAHTSRILHHETNPGCARALMQKHGDRYVWINPPAIPLTTEEMDWVFALPYQRIPHPAYGKAKIPAYDMIRFSVNIMRGCYGGCSFCSITEHEGRIIQSRSEDSIISEIEEIRDKVPGFTGVISDLGGPTANMYMLRCQSPRAEQTCRRASCVYPDICQHMDTNHEPTIKLYRRARDLKGIKKILIASGVRYDLAVQDPRYVKELAKYHVGGYLKIAPEHTEEGPLSKMMKPGMGSYYRFKELFEQYSKEAGKEQYLIPYFISAHPGTRDEDMVNLALWLKKNRFRLDQVQNFYPSPLANSTTMYYSGKNPLGKVDYKSEDVAVARGERQRRLHKALLRYHDPAGWPMIREALREMGLMRLIGTGPQHLIPPASAREIQQNGKTGAKGVRTALTKHTDISHQRSNGAGNSQQRGNRQEQAGKGRPANGASASTKGASAAPKGANGRKPVGQSGKPAPQGKGASHGKGAQSAGQAPRNANGARANSKNGKSAPANRQGGKPAAKGAAGQRRQGRA
- a CDS encoding fumarylacetoacetate hydrolase family protein, with the protein product MYQHTDWQGNPIDFPVGKVVCVGQNYAAHIQEMGSVAAAEPVLFLKPDTALCDLRHPLTLLQGYGEVHHETEMAVLIGATLQKVTPSQAMLGVAGYGLALDLTLRELQSECKRTGRPWEKAKAFDGSCPVSGFIPASDISEPMAVAFSLTVNGELRQQGNTARMLTPVAELISYMSRFFTLKAGDVILTGTPEGVGPLLVGDVLNFTFAGRTLQTRVRA
- a CDS encoding SpoVR family protein produces the protein MQNYTEQPLSDGPDWTFNLLEQYHQEIDRVAKLYRLSTYPNQIEIITAEQMMDAYSSIGMPINYNHWSFGRKFIETEQNYKHGYMGLAYEIVINSNPCIAYLMEENTITMQALVIAHACYGHNSFFKNNYLFKSWTDASSIIDYLLFAKHYISDCEEKYGVDEVEKILDSCHALMNYGVDRYKRPQKISLQEEKARQKNREEYLQSQVNELWRTIPRREKDSELIQTRFPPEPEENLLYFIEKHAPLLEPWQREIVRIVRKVSQYFYPQKQTQVMNEGWATFWHYSILNHLYDEGKLTDRFMFEFLHSHTNVVYQPPYNSKYYSGINPYALGFAMFQDIKRICQEPTEEDRRWFPDIAGSDWLETLHFAMNNFKDESFISQFLSPKVMRDFKFFAVLDNDRNNYLEIPAIHNDEGYRHIREALSAQYNLSNLEPNVQIWNVALRGDRSLTLRHVMHDRIPLAKSRKEVMKHIYRLWGFDVYLEEVGLDGKADIIERCPPRTGESGFQI
- the fadR gene encoding fatty acid metabolism transcriptional regulator FadR — encoded protein: MVIKAQSPAGFAEEYIVESIWNNRFPPGSILPAERELSELIGVTRTTLREVLQRLARDGWLTIQHGKPTKVNNFWETSGLNILETLARLDHDSVPQLIDNLLSARTNISSIYIRSALRNNPERALELLRETDTTADTADAYTDLDYRIFQGLAFASGNPIYGLIINGLRGLYTRVGLYYFSNVDARRLAAKFYGELADMCERKELESIFTLVRQYGIDSGLIWHGMRADIPSDIAELRR
- a CDS encoding YcgN family cysteine cluster protein, coding for MTEQAFWQTKTLDEMTDAEWEALCDGCGQCCLHKLIDADTDELYYTNVACDQLDLHTCQCRNYATRFELEPDCIKLTRENMNTFEWLPATCAYRLLDEGKGLPAWHPLVSGTSESMHDAGISVRDQCVYEIDVIDWEEHITNKPKWVR
- the dusC gene encoding tRNA dihydrouridine(16) synthase DusC, producing MQDEFISVGRVVLAPMEGVLDPQLRDLLTRHNDYDLCVTEFVRVVDSLLPEHVYYRLCPELHQGGFTSSGTPVRVQLLGQSPQWLAENAARAVALGSQGVDLNCGCPSKKVNGSDGGASLLKDPDLIYRAAKAMREAVPMTHPVTVKVRLGWDSTAHSLEIADAVQQAGATEIAVHGRTKADGYKADRIDWPAIAQIRQRLSIPVIANGEITDYASAQQCMRVSGCRDLMVGRGALNLPNLANVIKYDAPALRWVQVIQLLLAYTALEKAGDKGFYHSARIKQWFSYLRRQYPQADSLFSQIRTAQSVGDMSQLLQDALHAQ
- the dsbB gene encoding disulfide bond formation protein DsbB, with the protein product MWDSLYRFSTGRLAWFLMFLTTLGLELTALFFQHIMLLEPCVMCIYERVALFGIMGAALLGLCNPKQPAIRWSALVLWIYSAWQGLLLAWEHNQLQVNPSPFQTCDFMVRFPSWLPLNKWMPGIFEAYGDCAQDQWHWLGLTMPGWLIVVFAAYLIVAIVIALGMAIGKEKRSMWR